In the genome of Panthera leo isolate Ple1 chromosome F3, P.leo_Ple1_pat1.1, whole genome shotgun sequence, the window CAACTTCGGGGTTCCTTCAAATACCTCTTTTGAGCCAGCCCCTACCAGTCCAAGAACAGCTGTGGGTCAAGCACCGCGTCTCTACCGTCACCAACCAGGCAGGTTGAGAATCACCAAATAGAGACTCAGCTTTGATGGGCAGGGGTAGCAAACGATTTATTTTAAGGCACATTCTAAAGATTGCACCCCAACctccacaattaaaaaatataatctgtAAAAAATAAGTGATTCATCTCCCAAGTCCCAGCTAGTATTCCAAGCAAAACACTTTCTTTGGCCCCTTAATTCTCACAgttgtccttttctttcccacaACCCCCTGCACTCATGGAGCTGGTCAGCAGAAGCAGCGGAGTCAAGGAACTGTCTTTGGTGGCAAGTTGGCATGAAGGTGCCCGGTGGTCAGGCGAACTGCGTCAGGTTTGCAGGAGCGGATAGTTCCTGTCTCGCCCCTGGGAGTACTTCCAGAAAAGCCAGAGGCGAATGAAGCTGGTGAGGATCCCCGGAAGGTTGGGCACCTGAGACCGCAAGGGTTGCTGCGAGCAGAGGAGCGGATTTTCTCCCCGGCACACCTGTCCCCCGTCCCTCCCTGTTCTGCTTACCATGATGTAGGGGTCGCGTAGCTGAAACCCATAGAGGGTCCAGGAGGCAGAGGTGAGGAGGGTGGCAATGGTGAGTGAGAAGGAGAGGCGTTGGGTTGATTTAGTCTGAATGACCTTGGCCTTCGGAAAAAGGATCAAAGACACTCCTGTCCCAGGCACATAGCAAAGCTCCTACTTGTCTAAGGATTTCCTCAGGAGAAAGGTCAAACATCCTCTCTAATCTCCGTTACCTAACCtttgcctcctgcctcccactcACCTACCTCTACTGCCCTGTCTTCCAGGGTTTGGGTCTTCCCTTCCTTTGGAGTGTAAGTTACGGTCTTATGTCCCCCACTTCCCCGGACAGCCCCCACTCACCAGGTCGGCCAGTGGTGACAGGTACATACTGATGGTGAAGGTACTGCAGAAGAGACCCAGCTGCTGAAGCCGGGCCTCCGGGCTGGGCACCAGGAGCCAAAAGTAGCCGAAACCCAGGACAAGGACCCCCAGCAGGGTCGCGGTCTGAAGGAGCATGGGGCGCTGCAGGGGAGAGAGCAGCCTTATGGCTAACTGTTCCAGGAGCCTGACTCCCCTGCTGGAATTGGTCCATCCTGCTCTCTGCGAGGCTCCCGTGGGGGAGCCGACCTTCATCCCGGCCTCCAGTATTGCACCCGTCACAGCCCTTTCCCCACCAGTGCTGAACACATGTCTGATCCACCCACATCACCAGTGGTTTCTATAGGAGAAggtatcttttgtgtgtgtgatcttGGTACACACAGTGGGAACTTAACACATGGtggtgtgagttggggagggagagctAATCAACCCATTTCTCAGCCACTGGCCCTGGCTCTCAAGGAACTATCAGAGATAACGCCCCTTCCCCTCAGTGTGTTGGGCAGCAAGTCACCCTCAGGCTAGGCAGAAACACCAGTTTGCCAGAAATGGGgcggcgggggaggagggggtgctgCTCAGCGTGTGAGTCTCAGGCTGGGCCTCACGGAGGGCTTCAAGCCTGGAGGAGCCTTCCAGGAAAAGGTGGCAGTGCCAGCCTGTCATAATCTTCTAGGAAGCAGTGTTTACCCTGCCAGCAAGGCAGGGCGTGCGGCAGAGAGGTGGGTCCAGGGGAGGGCCTCTACCTTCCGAGGGCAGTAGTGCAGATACACCGAGATATACAGGGTCTGAAGCACAGCGCCCGTGGCGTTGACGAAGATTAGGGTCCCGTCACCCTTCAAGGCCCCGTAACTCAGCCAGCTCAGGTTGCTGCAGGGTGGACAGGAGGGCCATTCCCCACGGAGGTGAGGATGGGAGGGGgaccccaggggcccctacaacgttcttcctccccctccctcagacAGCCTTTCCCGCCGCAAACGTCGCCCCTCTCACTTGATGTCCGTGGTGAGAAAGGGCAGGAACTGGACACTGTCCACGCTCCGGGTCATCCGCATGTGCCTGAGGTCCGAGCTGTAACGGGGCCCCGAAAGCAGGGGTGAGAGACGGGAAGGGAGAAGCAGCCTGCTGGGGAATCTAGACCCCCGATGCCTGTCGTCCCCGGACCACTGCAGGTCCCGGCCCCACCCTCAGCTCTCCGGACTCCCTCAAGTGCCCAGCCTCGCCCTTGGGCCCCGGATCCCTCAACCCGAATCCACTTTGACCCGGGTTTCGGACGCAGCTTGGGGCTGCAGCCAcgtctctgtcccctctctgtcccttcctggctTCCAGGTCCTGCCCCAGCCTAGCCCGGCCGCGCTCTCACAGGCCGGTGGAGTACATGATGAGGGTGAAGAGCACGCAAGCTCCGGAAAGGAGCGAGTCGGCGACGCCGCCCGCCTCCATCTCCCCCTCGGTCGGATCTTGAGCCCCGCGCGACCGTCAACTAGCTGGGCCGGCAGCCCGCGCCGCCggagccccgcccctgcccccggggCCCCGCCCTCGCGCGGCGCCGTGCGCCGGAAATGGGTCGGCAGCCCCGCCCGCTCCAGCGGCGCGCCGGAACTGGGCCCCGCCCCCCCGAgcgccaggccccgcccctgctgGCCTGCTCGGAAGCCGTCCTCCGGGTCACGCGGGTGACGGCGGGTCCCGCCGGTCGCGCTCGGCCTGCCCCTCGGCCCGCCCggaccccagcctccaccctcttGCCGACGTGGCCGACCTCAAATCAAAGCCTCTGGGCCCTTCCCGCCCGGAGCTCCGGCTCACAACCGCAGCTGCCCAGGGCTTGAGAGGTTTCCCCCTTTGTTGAAGCCTCTTCCCAGGGTCTCCCCTCCATGAGTGGGCTTGCCGGGAATCACCGGTCTGTCAGGCGCCCTCGCCTTCAGCCACACGGCCAACCTTGCGTGATGTGGCCCACCCGCCCAAGCGCCCGTCACCGACCCCCTAGGCCAACCCACAGGAACTTTCCTGCGGCCTCCCACGTCCCGCTGCTTGGGCTGTGCTgggctgtgctgggctctgcgccCAGGCCGCGTGCCCCCGAGCACCCACCTGCACCAGCACCCGCACGGTTCCCGCCAAACCCCAGAGCCTCGGGAGCGCgagggggcaggggatgggaagaACTTCCAGAGTGAAGTACAGCCCGGAGCCCCAGAAAATCCTCAGACGGGGAAGCACCCCACCCTCTGGTGACGGTGGGGGGGTCCTAAGTTAGGACGGAGGAGCAGAGAAGTATGTCCAAATAAACacgttgttttattatttgtataaaaaaaGTCCAGTTGTAGAAATCAGCACAGACACACATCAAGTTTATATACAGATCCTGTCCACGTGGGCCCTGCCCCTACACCTAAACTCTAGACACAGGTTGGCACAGCCCCCCTGCTGGCACAGCTCTGCGGAGTGCTACCCTCAGATGGGAGAGGACGGGGCGCAGTGCCTGGCTGCAGCCCTCTCCCCGGCAGCTCCAAAGACTTCCGGAAGTCTTGGGGAGGTGCTGGATCAGCCCAAGCGCGCTGCCTCTCCCGTCTCTGGTTCCCAGGCATGAAACTGTCTCACACTCCTCCTGCGGCCAGTGCCTCTGGGCATCCTGGCTCTCTCTGGAGGGGCA includes:
- the SLC50A1 gene encoding sugar transporter SWEET1; amino-acid sequence: MEAGGVADSLLSGACVLFTLIMYSTGLSDLRHMRMTRSVDSVQFLPFLTTDINNLSWLSYGALKGDGTLIFVNATGAVLQTLYISVYLHYCPRKRPMLLQTATLLGVLVLGFGYFWLLVPSPEARLQQLGLFCSTFTISMYLSPLADLAKVIQTKSTQRLSFSLTIATLLTSASWTLYGFQLRDPYIMVPNLPGILTSFIRLWLFWKYSQGRDRNYPLLQT